From a region of the Nitrospiraceae bacterium genome:
- the mscL gene encoding large conductance mechanosensitive channel protein MscL — translation MGMMQEFKEFAMKGNVLDMAVGVIIGGAFGKIVSSLVSDILMPPIGLLMGKVDFSSLFIPLSEEAKGKSLAAAKAAGAATINYGVFLQTMLDFAILAFVIFMVVKQMNRFKKEVPPAPPAAPPKQEVLLTEIRDILKGQRH, via the coding sequence ATGGGTATGATGCAGGAATTCAAAGAATTTGCCATGAAGGGCAATGTGCTCGACATGGCAGTCGGCGTCATCATTGGCGGCGCGTTTGGAAAGATCGTGTCCTCATTGGTCAGCGACATCCTCATGCCGCCCATCGGGCTGCTCATGGGGAAAGTCGACTTCTCCAGCCTGTTCATTCCGCTGTCGGAAGAAGCCAAGGGCAAATCCCTGGCCGCCGCGAAAGCGGCCGGCGCCGCAACGATCAATTACGGTGTCTTCCTCCAAACGATGCTGGACTTTGCCATCTTGGCCTTCGTGATCTTCATGGTCGTAAAACAGATGAATCGATTTAAGAAGGAAGTTCCCCCGGCGCCGCCGGCGGCGCCCCCAAAACAGGAAGTGCTGTTGACCGAGATTCGCGATATTTTGAAAGGACAGCGTCACTGA
- a CDS encoding OmpA family protein, whose product MKYRHLAYWALIAVTVAGCATGTAPNDSASRALNEMKASPRPIPPKPDPRDGRIAELERALSDRQSEIDRLRGTAGQVSSLEDQLRRKDQEISSLQSLSSERDRLTSEKDRLTSEKDRLASEKDRLASEKDRLTGEKDRLTGRIADLEQQLSSKDQELGGLRGQAADSNRTAQQLAALQGQLSTKQQELAALKTGAEDRNRLSSELAQAKQRVAELERQLMAKDQELAALKGAAADRDRVTADLAAARQRSSDLEGELSRRDQEMAGLKGALDQQRTTLAQAKDDLSKLLQAEVAKGNVTMKQLGDQLTLGLATTLLFDSGESSLKPGGMDVLKRIGGVLKQYPDRSIHVAGHTDNVPIRGALAKKFPTNQELSQARAESARQALIEGGMTVDRIDAMGHADSRPIASNSTVEGRQRNRRVEIVVKQ is encoded by the coding sequence ATGAAGTACCGGCATCTCGCATATTGGGCTCTGATCGCCGTGACCGTCGCAGGCTGTGCGACGGGTACGGCCCCGAACGATTCCGCGAGTCGCGCGTTAAACGAAATGAAGGCCAGCCCGCGCCCCATCCCACCCAAGCCGGATCCTCGCGACGGGCGCATTGCGGAACTGGAACGCGCATTGTCGGATCGCCAGAGTGAAATCGATCGCTTGCGTGGAACTGCCGGGCAGGTGTCCTCCCTGGAGGATCAGCTCCGTCGCAAGGACCAGGAAATCTCCTCCCTGCAGTCTCTCTCGAGTGAGCGGGACCGACTGACCAGCGAAAAAGACCGACTGACCAGCGAAAAAGACCGACTGGCCAGCGAAAAAGACCGACTGGCCAGCGAAAAAGACCGACTGACCGGCGAAAAAGACCGACTGACCGGCCGCATCGCTGACCTTGAACAGCAACTGTCGTCCAAAGACCAGGAACTCGGCGGTCTGCGTGGGCAGGCAGCGGATAGCAACCGAACGGCGCAACAGCTCGCAGCCCTGCAGGGCCAGTTGTCGACGAAACAACAGGAGTTGGCCGCATTGAAAACCGGTGCAGAAGACCGGAATCGGTTATCCTCCGAGCTGGCGCAGGCCAAGCAGCGCGTCGCGGAGCTGGAGCGACAGCTGATGGCAAAGGACCAGGAGTTAGCTGCGCTCAAGGGCGCAGCCGCCGACCGGGATCGCGTGACCGCAGACCTCGCCGCGGCTCGACAGCGGTCCTCCGATCTGGAGGGCGAGCTCTCCCGACGCGACCAGGAAATGGCCGGCCTGAAGGGCGCCCTCGACCAACAGCGCACGACCCTAGCCCAGGCGAAGGATGACCTCTCGAAGCTCCTGCAGGCTGAGGTGGCTAAAGGCAATGTCACGATGAAACAGTTGGGAGACCAATTGACGCTCGGCCTGGCCACGACGCTGCTGTTTGATTCCGGAGAATCGAGCCTCAAGCCCGGGGGCATGGATGTCTTGAAGCGTATCGGCGGAGTGCTCAAACAATACCCGGACCGTTCGATCCACGTGGCAGGCCACACGGACAATGTGCCAATCAGAGGCGCATTGGCCAAGAAATTCCCGACCAACCAAGAACTCTCACAAGCTCGGGCAGAAAGTGCGCGTCAGGCATTGATCGAGGGCGGGATGACCGTCGACCGCATCGATGCGATGGGGCATGCCGACAGCCGCCCGATCGCCTCTAATTCAACCGTCGAAGGCCGCCAACGGAACCGACGCGTCGAAATCGTGGTCAAACAGTAA
- a CDS encoding OmpA family protein: MNRLGWFPLLCIMTAGCSAGPASTQSTGMPVPQERPVARSATDLKLMALQEEREQLLVTLGEFHDRIGELESMLADQSGRPVGKSYDELLAAKEAELADLRKLIPERDKQAAQLVAVTASLDTARQRHATLEQQLAARDQELAAVRTQVNAITELEAARRRVSELETRTATHEMDLRALKSSGAERESLVAQLQTATSTLEKMKERIAALEHQLADREQAFTALRAGLGERDRLAIQAKGLSTDVQQSKVKISSLTGQLAEKSRELESLRGVIAERDKLLSQLNARNAELGQAKQLMNEMARQGNGKPGPPPTHPGRNPTSTTATASTTQAARSPQTGLSQTKADLIRLLANEGGPDGVLVGERGGRVTVALPSHLLFSPGEVTLKPEGIAILKRIGNVLGQRPEALVQVAGHTDNQPPSKTLRKSFPNNKALSWARAENARRALITGGLPADSTKAMGLADSHPIATNKTEEGRQKNRRVELVIAPSAMTGSATQDRQTPDGHHVAALSNADSSPTH; this comes from the coding sequence ATGAATCGCCTTGGATGGTTTCCTTTACTCTGCATCATGACCGCCGGCTGCAGCGCCGGTCCTGCATCCACACAGAGCACGGGAATGCCCGTGCCGCAGGAGCGGCCCGTCGCTCGTTCAGCTACGGATCTCAAACTGATGGCCCTGCAGGAGGAACGCGAGCAATTGCTTGTCACGCTCGGTGAGTTCCATGACCGCATCGGGGAACTGGAAAGTATGTTGGCTGACCAAAGCGGTCGGCCGGTCGGAAAATCTTACGATGAACTGTTGGCCGCCAAAGAAGCCGAACTGGCGGACCTTCGCAAGTTGATTCCGGAACGGGACAAGCAAGCTGCGCAGCTCGTCGCCGTGACTGCGTCCCTCGATACCGCCCGTCAGCGGCACGCCACACTAGAGCAACAGCTCGCTGCGCGCGACCAGGAATTGGCGGCCGTTCGCACCCAGGTGAACGCGATCACCGAGCTGGAGGCGGCACGCCGTCGAGTATCGGAACTGGAAACGCGCACGGCCACGCATGAAATGGACCTACGGGCCCTGAAGAGCAGCGGCGCCGAACGGGAAAGCCTTGTCGCCCAGCTGCAGACCGCAACCTCCACGCTTGAGAAGATGAAAGAGCGCATCGCAGCACTGGAGCACCAGCTTGCTGATCGCGAGCAAGCCTTCACGGCATTGCGGGCCGGCCTCGGTGAACGAGACCGGCTTGCCATCCAAGCAAAGGGACTTTCCACTGACGTGCAGCAATCGAAAGTGAAAATCTCTAGCCTTACGGGACAATTGGCCGAGAAATCACGCGAGTTGGAGTCACTTCGAGGTGTGATCGCTGAACGCGACAAGTTGTTGTCGCAGCTCAATGCCAGAAATGCCGAGCTGGGGCAAGCCAAGCAGCTGATGAACGAAATGGCACGACAAGGAAACGGAAAGCCCGGTCCGCCCCCGACTCATCCCGGGCGCAATCCAACGAGTACTACCGCCACAGCATCCACGACCCAGGCTGCCCGCTCGCCCCAAACCGGGTTGAGTCAAACGAAGGCTGACTTGATAAGACTGCTTGCAAACGAAGGGGGACCTGACGGGGTACTGGTCGGGGAACGGGGAGGGAGAGTCACAGTTGCGCTCCCATCACACCTGCTGTTCTCACCGGGAGAGGTAACGCTCAAGCCTGAAGGCATCGCGATTCTGAAGCGTATCGGCAACGTGCTGGGCCAACGCCCCGAGGCATTGGTGCAGGTCGCCGGCCATACGGATAATCAGCCGCCCAGCAAAACCCTACGGAAGTCGTTTCCAAACAATAAGGCGCTTTCGTGGGCGAGGGCGGAGAATGCGCGTCGCGCTCTGATAACCGGCGGTCTACCGGCCGATTCGACAAAGGCCATGGGGCTGGCCGATTCTCATCCGATCGCCACAAACAAGACCGAGGAAGGACGCCAGAAAAATCGGCGCGTGGAACTCGTCATCGCCCCATCGGCAATGACCGGTTCCGCCACCCAAGACCGCCAAACGCCCGACGGTCACCATGTTGCGGCACTATCCAACGCCGACTCCTCGCCCACGCACTAA